atgtttagccaaaacaagagcagtTAAAGCAATCACCTTGTAAGCACAACATAGAATTTGGACAGCAGCACAGATAACACTTGTTTTACCCATAACTGGAgatccaaacatccaaagaaggtgatcctagactttatggaaagctaatgaaattttctacaacattgttattatcaccaacaGCTTATTCCAGATctacctaggtcaaacataccaatatttcagatctgcacagaactaggacagaaaagtagtagtagtttgaaaatggcataactggagttacagacatcaaacaagcatgaaccttaactttctagaaagcttattaaattatataaaatatgtttattaacatcacaaggtgattctgccattaacaaggtcaatcaagcacaattgagcacctctgtccagacttggacagattctgccatgccaCTTcataagcttataactggagttgtactaatctaaaagacatgcaacaagacaatatggaaatattatgaaattgtctacaattcatatttaatcatcccagcatgattcccaagttaaaagggtcaaacagtcacatttatcaaatctggtccagaaattccaaagaACTACAATTtgtgaagaccaacttagaacagtcataactcacaaactatttggccaaatgccatgaaaatttaacacaagatagttaggtgagttatctacaactttcttattattatcttaagatgattctatagataacaaggtcaattaatccaatgaatgcatctctatctaaaacatggactgaaactgacatgccactttaaacagctataactgttGTTcaacatgtccaataaatgtggttatagactttttagaaatcttagaaaattctaaacaactttgttataaacacctaaagctaattatactattaagaaggccccacaataccaacaaggcaaccctgtctggatttgggcagaaacagccacagagatttaagcaactataacttaAGGTCTACTTAACAAAAAATCatgctatttagctttttgaaaagcttacgaaaattactaaaactcatgtattatcatcaagtcatgattcataacttaactaagccaattaattcaaacatgcaggcctattcagaataggagcaaagcaacacagagcatttgttatttttatagatcttaaactatcaagcctaaactcctaaaatttttaccaaacATCAAACATCACCTGAGTaaaactccataaaaatttcaccacaacttcagttatgaaaaagacaagacatgactagtattaagaacctaactgcataaatctattgtTACagtaaaatatttaaactaaaacatatcatattatagatctactgcatagacaatttcacaaggattccaaaaagtactcatttactattttatgatatttctactaattactatgaattttcaaacttgatcatccaaatctaccaaaatcaaaagaaaaggaatgtaaatcttgcatcgaggaccctgCAGTTTCCATAAATTAAACATGAACAAATGGATCCTTTCTGGCACTATTTACATGAGTCATAACTTCGCAGATCGACCCCTCCCTTTCGTCAAATTCCTAGGCGCAGTCCTTGGCAGGATTTTGGAGCAGAGGAAGCTTGGGGGGCGACCGAGGAGGGCtcaccggcggcggcgaggccgggGAAGCACCGAGGGACCCGCGCACACCCGCAGGTGCCATCGTCTTGCCCCACAGAGGCTCGAGGCCCGCTGGCCAAGTGAGCAGGTGGCACGGCGGCCATGGCTCCAACGACGGCAGCGCTGCGGTGGCGGTTCCGGCTGAAGAAGTGGCGCGGGAGGGACAGCGCTGGCAGGGGAAGGCATTGGGGCTAGCGGCAAGGGCAGAGGAGGCTCATGGCTCTCTGTTCACGCGCGCTCACGACGCTCGGcattggcggccatggcggtcgcGCGTCCCGATGTGGAGcggagagaggagagagcagaGGTCGAGGGAGCGAGTAAGGGAGGAAGCGGAGAGCTCGGCCGAGGCTCTCCCCATCCGCATCGGACACAGGGGGCACACGGCATGGAGGTAGGGGCGCTGCtcgtgcatggccgccacgcacgGGGCACGCGTCGGTTCTGTTCATCAAATTCAAATCTCCAATTCTACCTTAAAAATGCGACTGAACATCCATCTTTATCCTTTCATGTCTCCTAATatgtttagttttggcacaaacggtagtaacaaatgttgtagagctatatgaggactacaacttttcttaaaggtTTTAGGTCTAACTCGGATTATATTGGAAGACAGAGAGCTACAAAGTAGggctcatgaaactgaaaattcaggtttcagttaacttagacttagaatatttttggacTCAGATTCAAGGTGAGATTTATTACAAGTATTTTTTTTATACGGAGGGAGTAAGCACTGtaagccatagttcaaaccaagtcaaagtagcatcacggtaaagcttaaattagagttttagaccgttttaggcattttcttgacttctgctcaacactAACCCtttatgacttttgttgtagagttcaattagagtcatttgggcaaggtagtaaggtttggttgatgacctataattacATTCACTTCATagcgcaattcaagcaagaatgtaactcatcatttcatgtgactttttaattctaaacttcatgaaacttttccacaggTCAAGATGGAtgtatgttgatgtaatgtacatgaaataagcatgtttaacactactcttgcataatcttaacaagggtccacatgtaagcaaaggtgcgttgtccaagtttaagtgggagctcactcttgtagatttgatctttcaccttcaacaccacttaacatgtcatgtttgagctcaaatccattgcttaactggtgacaaacacctgggatGTTACAATGAGTGTGCTAGGTGGTCTTACAGCTATTACTGGACCTACCTAGCAGACTATTACaaacttcgatattacataaatagTAAACAACCGAACTAAAAGCACCGTTGCAACCTAAGGAGCTAGGTAGCCCCACTGCTGGTTGCGTGATCCTCCTCCGCCATCCAAGAAGAACGCTCTTCTACCTGCCCTGCTGTTGGTCGCTGGGAATAGCTCATCCAGGGTTGCCACGTGGCTCGGCGTCAAGTTCCCTGCGAATATGGCGTCGTATGCTCCCTTGGACGCAGACGCCACTGGAGCTGCCGGCGGCACAATGCCCATCCTATGCATGAGGAGTACCTCACCCCGCTTGGAAGTCGGTATGTGCGCCAGCGGCTGCGCAGCAATCCGTCTGCTCCTGATTTcatgattggcaggggccttctggtTGCTGCCTTTTGCCGCGGTGGAGTGGCGATTAAGGGCTACCCTCGCTTGAGCTGCACCTCCTCGGTAAACCATGCGAGACGCTGAGCGGCCTCACGCGGCGTGGGCGTCGCATCACTGGGGTCGGGCGTGGCTCCGTCCTTCGTCAGCGTAGAAGGGTCAGGTGTGGCTTGGTCGACCGAGTGGCCATCCTGCGTCAGCGTAGAACCCGCCATGTGATTGGTTGTCTCGAACCTAGGTGGCCAGGCCTCACCATCCTCCCCAGGCGCCACAACACCCACGACAATGGGTTGTCCCATCAATGAAGGTGTGTCCTGCACAAGCGACGATTGAGGCGGGTCCGTCGCGCACTGAGTAGCCATCACCGGAGAACTGGTGTCCACCAACGAAGCTTGAACTTCCTGTGGGATGGATGCCATAGCATGTAGGCACCCAGTCGCTAAAGCTCGTCCAGCATCGGGTCGACCTAGACAAGCCAAGTGGGAGGGCCTGCGCCCACGCACAGCGTCTCCGCCAGCGGATCTGGCTCGAGGAAGCGGCGTGTGGCAGTCGAAGGAGAGGCGTCGTTGGTGTCGGCAGGCGTGCCCATGCGGATGTCCGTCGCTGGCTTGCCCCTGCGCCACTGACATCATCTCTGACGTCGACGGTTGCCGTCGGCACCCCCCACGCCTCCCTGTGCGGTCCCGTCCGAGGTCGGTGGTTTGCTGAGGGGTGTGTGCTGGGAGGCCGGTGCTGTAGGAATTTCCACAAGAGGGAGAGGGCGAGGGGTTCTCCATAGCTATGGATCTATTAGAAAcaaccaaaaaaaataaaagagaaaCAACCAACTTATCATCCTATATATACAACATGGTAGCCAAGAGCCATCCTGCATGCATTCTGCAGGAATTTccacgagagggagagggagagtgcCACCACCCGTCACTGCTTGATGGTTTTACTATCACCTGTGGATCTATTGGAAAGCTTATCGTCAAACTGTTGTAAATGAGATGTCATGGATGACATAGGGTTGAGGTTTATGCAAACATGAAATGTGGTTTATTATTGGTTATGAAATCTTGTGGTTGTAGTAGATTATTACGTGCTACCATTGGAaaattgtataaatagactaccctTAAATAAATTTGTCTATAAACTGGAAAAACAATGGTATCAAATATGAGGCTAACAAAAGTGAGGGCGCAGGCGCGTAGGCACTCAACCGCTCATGTTGGTGGAACATCACTAATTATTTTTCACCTCAACTCGGATGAATTTTCTTCAATTTCACCACCGGTACTTAAACTTGACCGACGGTGTCATCTCAGTCCCCGAACTTTGAaagtgtaggatctctggttagcctagagaggataaataggcctgttaaaacaaaactTAACCAAATGTCAAATTCAACCCACGGCACTGCTGCTCTGAGCCCGTGGCACTGCCGTCCTGCGGCACTGCCGGGCCATaacagcggcactaccgcacctgcagacaaTTTTGTGATACAGTTCAAAATCTATGGATGGAAACTTAGATCGAAGAAATTACTGAGCTTTCTACAGGGTAGTAGATCACATATTGACAGCACAAAGTGGTAGCACAAATGTATGCAAGTAGATTGACCTCAAACCCtaaaaatcacctcaacaacaatatgaaatgcaatgaaagtaaatcaagcacaaggtggCACAAgcatttatcccgtggttcagttCGTCACCAAGGCttacctaagtccacgttgtagagattagccactaaggcttagggctttgcaacccttcctcgaTCTCAAGTCAAAagagttaactcttgagatggggggtgagtttactagtttcaaGAGAttgttacaaacctcccggggctacCACATAAGTTGACAAACGCCACGGACGACGCTCTAGCCGACgagcaagctctaagagtaacaaacacaatccatCGGCTAAAACACGAACCAACTGCTCTTAGGCTTTGGGAATCAATGGATCTGCtttctaatcgagttttggagccttttctctcaaggattaatGGGAAAATCACAAAGGAATGCTTGGGAGCTCAAAGTCACCAATGGAGAAGATAGAGAACAAGAACTGAGCAACTGGGGCTGGGCAGAGGTGGAAGAAGAGCCGTTGAAGGGGTGTGTGAGAGGCATAAATACCCCTAaccccaacggtcagttaagtcgcggcagtgccgcggctcaactgcggtagtgccgcactgcggcagtgcctctcttcaggtGCCGCACTGCGGCAGTGCCTCTTTTTAGGTGCCGCACTGCCGCACCAGACAAGACAACAATGGTGAAAATAGTGAAAGTTAGGCCGTCTTAGCTGAGCAACGGAGGAAGTATGTGCATAAGATTGAGCACTTGATTGTACACTTTAGCAAGTTTATTAtgtcccctttatagtacgacattcctatactcaaattcgaaatataaaagaatttaaacctcctttgagtttgatgtcgtcactatttgtaattgggggctcctccattttgtATAATATCCTTGATTGTAAATTTcgtgcttgtcatctcgataaatctcattagtcctctaattgcacgatcattatcaccaaaacccacaattagagaTTGATTGCACTTTCACAAAGTGATATCTGTGGATCTCTAAACTTGTCTTCCCACTCCATGAACTTCCAAGGTGATCACTGCCGGTTCCTAAGCTTGACCGGTGGTGTCATTCTGGTTTCTGAACTTAGTTTTGAGTCTCATATGGGTTCAAACGGGGCCTAATAACCCACTCTATATGCTAATATAGTAAGTTGACGTTTGATGTAGACCCGACATGCATGTGGAATATATCTATATTTTAACTGTTTAGAGTTTTAAAATGCACCATTGATCCCTAAACTTAGCAGGCAGTGTCATCACGGTCCACGAGGTCCACTTGTCAAAGATAAGGAATACAGAGGAGAGGTGGACCCCACGTGTTGGGTCGCACTGTCAGCGTATAGAGTGCATTAGGCCCCGTTTCGACCAAATGAGACTGAAAACTAAGTTTAGGGTCTAGAATGATACCATTGGTCAAGTTTAGAGACCGACGGTGATCACATTGGAAGTTTATGACTGTGATGACATCGTTGGCCGAGTTTAGAGATCTACACAAATCACTTTGGAAGTTCGGGACCAGGATAACACGACTAGTTTAAGTTTAGGGACCGATGGGGAATTTTACTCGTTGTATAACCATTCAAATATTTCCCTGTCACTGCGGCTGCCTACTATGTGCCAGCGAATTTTGCAGTCGTTGATGCTCTTGCTTCTATTACCGGCAAGCCGTGGCAGCGTCTATTTGTAGCCGACAGAGTGCAACACACAGGCAGTTGCATGAATCCAACGTGACGTCTATAATTTGGAGGGCCATCGCTATTTCTGcctggcccacctgtcagccagcGCCATCCCTGTTCCTTATAAAGAAAGGATCGAGGACGCGACGCTAGCTGCAGGAAGCTAGAAGAGAGAGCCGCAGGTTAGCCGGCGACGAGGAGGAACGAATCAGAGGCGCCCAGGAGACCCGGCCGCGATGGCTCCGCGCAGATCGGCGGCGACGTGCCTGTGGCTCGCTCTCGCCGCGGCCACCCTGGCGCTGGCCCAGGTGCTCGATTGATCATTCGCTGAAAGTCTCCGGCTAGCAGCTCCTCTGATGCATGCCATGCCATTGTCGCTGTTCAGGCGCAGGGAGGATCAGCGGCGGACCTGGAGAAGGTTACGGCCAAGACCTTCTTCGATATCCAGATCGACGGCAAGCCTGCAGGTTTCTCCGTGCATGCATGGTTACCATTTCATGCACCTGAACATGCTATCAGAAATTCAGAATTTTCGGGGCTGAGATTTGCCGGCTTGATTATCTTGAGATGATATATTGCTCTCCCTCTCCCTGCATGTTGCATGGTCATACTGAATTACTGATGCTCGATGCCGCTCCTAATCACAACTTAATTTCACATGCACACAGGCCGGATCGTGCTAGGACTGTTTGGGGACACTGTTCCTAAAACAGCAGGtactatatgcatatatatcatcTCAATTTGCTAATAATACTAGTTCACAGATGAACAAATGTTGTGTTACTGTTTTTCTTGTGAGTTGTTGGTAGGAACGCTAACTACTGTCCATGTGTACCTTTCCGTTTTCTTACAGAGAATTTCCGAGCACTTTGCACAGGGGAGAAAGGAATGGCCAAGTCCGGCAAGCCTCTGTGGTACAAGGGATCGACATTCCACAGGATCATCCCAGGATTCATGATCCAAGGAGGAGATTTCACAAACGGCAACGGGACGGGGACTGAATCCATCTATGGCAGCACGATCTTCCCTGACgagaacttcaagctcaaccaCACTGAAGCCGGTACTTACATACTGACTACCAAAACGCTGAGCTGAAACCTGAAACCTCTGATGAACAAGAACTGAACTGTGTGGGATCTGATCGGTCTGCAGGCATGCTGTCCATGGCCAACTACGGGCCAGACTCCAACGGCTCCCAGTTCTTCATCACCACTGTAGAAGAAAACAAGTAATAATCAATCCCTTACCCCCTACAGATctcttgctcaaaaaaaaaaaatcaatccctTGAATGTTCTTGAGCACAGCTGTGATGAGTTTACATGCATTTCGTTTTGACTTTTGAGATTGTTTATTGTCGCTGATATATGGTGCCTACTACCTGCTACTTGGTTCATTTTGTGCGTGCAAATTGAAGGTTGCCGAAGAAGCTGGACGGGAAACATGTTGTGTTTGGCAAGGTGGTGGAAGGGATGGACGTCGTCCGCAAGATCGAAGCTGAAGGCCAAGCGACCGGCGTGCCCAAGGCCAAGGTCGCCATAGTCAACAGCGGGCAGCTCACCTGATGCTGCCCATCATGATCTCTGATCTGATGATGAACTCATGATCCATCCATCTTGTTAAGAAACCAAATATGGTTGTGTTTTTCAGTGTGCCGTCCCATGTTGTTGTTACGGTGCGGAGGCTAGACGCCATTGTATCGCAGCTCTCACTTCTCTCTTAACGAAAcacatgcaaaaaaaaaatgttgTTGTCACAGTGGCACTCCATTTGTTTGGTTGGAGTTCTTATATACTACTCTCTCAttttctaaattgtaagtcgttttggcttaGCTTTAGTAAAGCTTATGAATCTAGGAAAACCAGAACAACTTTGCTTATCTAATTTCACTGAAAATTTTATATGA
The nucleotide sequence above comes from Miscanthus floridulus cultivar M001 chromosome 18, ASM1932011v1, whole genome shotgun sequence. Encoded proteins:
- the LOC136519778 gene encoding uncharacterized protein, translated to MAPRRSAATCLWLALAAATLALAQAQGGSAADLEKVTAKTFFDIQIDGKPAGRIVLGLFGDTVPKTAENFRALCTGEKGMAKSGKPLWYKGSTFHRIIPGFMIQGGDFTNGNGTGTESIYGSTIFPDENFKLNHTEAGMLSMANYGPDSNGSQFFITTVEENKLPKKLDGKHVVFGKVVEGMDVVRKIEAEGQATGVPKAKVAIVNSGQLT